The genomic window CTTCCGGAAGAAACGCCCAGCTTCGCCGAACGTCTGGTGCAGACCATCACCGGGGGCACCAGGCAGTGGCCTCGCATAAAGTCGCTGGGGCCCATGCCAGTGGGAGAGGAAGACTCCATTCTGCGGCGGCTGGTCCCTACAGACGGCGCCTACGTGGAGGTAATGCGGGGAGTCTTTCACCGCATTCTTAGCCAGCAGGGGAGCGCTGTATTCGTGGGCCGGGGTGGCCAGATGCTGCTGGCCGATCGGCCCAACGTGGTGCACGTGCACGTGGCCGCCCCGTACGCCGCCCAGGTGCGGCGGGTGATGCAGGAGGAGGGCCTAAGCGAGTCGGAGGCGGCCGACCTCGTTCACCGCCGAGACGGTGAGCGCAGCCGCTACGTGAGTCGCTACTACGGAGCTAACTGGCTAGATCCATCGTTGTATCACCTGACCGTCAACACCGGCCGCCTGACCGATGACCAGGCGGTAGAACTGGTCCTGAAGACGGCGGAGATGGTCCGGGTGGGAGAGCTGGTGTAGTCACGTCGCTCTGACACCACCAGAGGGAAGCGGAAGCGGGGTAGCTGACCCCGCTTCCGTCACTTCCGAAGCCGGTGGGCGCCCCTCTGTCTGCCCAGACCCTCTCACAGCCCGCGCCGGCCTTCTGAGGGGCCCTTTCTCGTCGTCGAGCCATTCCTGAACGCCGTTCGGCGAACCCGCAAGCCGGTCCCCCCTGCCGGCAGGGGCCTGTGCACGTACCTTGACGCCGTGACGACCGGGTCGGACAATGGCTGCATTCGCGTACCCAGCCGAACACGAGGGAGGACCAATGGCCGATACCATCCGGGTCACGGTGTGGAACGAGTACCGCCACGAGAAGATCTCCGACGAGATCGCGGCGATCTACCCTGAAGGCATACACGGCGCCATCGCTGCCTACCTGCGTGGCCTGCCCGGGGTGGAGGTGCGAACTGCCACCCTCGACGAGCCCGAGCACGGCCTCACCGAGCAGGTGCTCTCCCAGACCGATGTGCTCACCTGGTGGGGTCATATGGCTCACGGGGAGGTGAGCGAGGAGATCGTAGATCGGGTGCAGCGTCGGGTAGTGCTGGAGGGAATGGGGCTCATCTGCCTGCACTCGGCCCACTTCTCCAAGCCGTTCAAGCGCCTCATGGGGACCACCTGCAACCTCCGCTGGCGGGAGATAGGGGAGAAGGAGCGCATCTGGGTGGTGGAGCAAGGCCATCCCATCGCCGAGGGCCTGGGCGAATACTTCGAGATTCCCCACACCGAGATGTACGGCGAGCGCTTCGACATCCCGGCGCCCGACACTCTGGTGTTCATCTCCTGGTTCCAGGGAGGTGAGGTCTTCCGTAGTGGCTGCTGTTACCACCGCGGGCGGGGCAAGGTCTTCTACTTCCGGCCCGGCCACGAGACCTTGCCCATCTACCACCAGAAGGAAGTACTGCAGGTGATCGGCAACGCCGTCCGCTGGGCAGCCCCGGTGAAGGGACCAGCTCCCACCTTCGGGAACGTGAAGCCTCTGGAGGACGTCTGAGATAGCAGATAGTGGATGGTGGATGGCAGAGGGAGAGACACGGCCGCCTAGGGGCACGGTTACGGCTCCACCCCGGCGGATGGCCTGGTAAGGCCCTACCGGCCAATTCACAGGCCATCCACTGACCACCATCCCCTGCCCTTCGAGGTCAAGAGCATGCATCGGCCCGGCTCCAGAAGGCTCCTCGCGCTGGCGATACTCCTGTTCAGCTTGACCCTCCGCGCCTGCGGCCTCGCCCCCACACCAACGCCCGTGTGGCCCACGGTAGCTGCCACTGTGGTGACGCCCCTCGCTCCTCCATCTACCCTCGGACCGACGGCGGGCCAGTGGCCTACCGTCACTCCGTCGCCCACAGTGACTCCGACACCCTGGGCGCCCACCGTCACACCGGAGACGCCGACGGCCACCACCTCGCTGGCACCGCCCACCAACACCCCCAGCCCTACTCCGCCGGCCACTCCTACGCCCACGGTGACCGCGCCTCCCACCGCCTCCCTAACTCCAACGGTTACGCCCACCGTGACTCCCACGGGCACACCCACCCCGGCGCTTGCCATCGCTCCAGTGTTCCACTCTGCCTGGCGGGACTACCCCTGGGGCATCCAGGGACAGCTGAGCCACAACCACCCCGGTCAGCCGCTGGCTCCGGCACAGGCCGAGCAGGTATCCCGTCAGTTCTTCGGAGCCTACAGCACGGCCGCGTGCAGTTCCCGCGAGACCGTGTTCCTCTGGCGCGAGGCGACGCGGGAGATCTACGTGCTGTTCGGCGGCAGCACCGGCCTCCAGCCGGACCTGTGCCCCGACTTCTGGGAAGTGTACCCCGACCTATGGCAGCCAGGCTGGTCCAACAACGAAGACCTGCAGGCTCCCCCGGGGCTAGTGGTGCCAGTGATGGGCTTTGGCACCGTGTGGCGGGACCTGTTCTACGGCCGGAGCGAGGGAGGGCTGGGGTTCGCCCTGGGCCCGGAGCAGTACGCCACCGCCACCGTGCAGCGTTTCGAGAACGCCACCGCGCTGTACTTCCCCGATACCGCCGAGGTCTACGTCCTTTTCCCCCACTTCCGCTACACCACCCGGTCCGGAGAGCTAGCTGGGAGGGTGTGGTTCCGCAATCCGTGACGTAGGGTCGCCCCTGCGCTCCTGAGGCGGTACCATGGAGGGGGTCTCAGAGGCCCGACATGAGGGAGGCTAAGGGTGGAAGCAGAGAAGGTCCGCGATGATATCGTCACCGTCTCGGATGACTACCGGGTCGTGATCCCCGAGCACGCGCGAGAGCGGCTAGGTCTCAAGCCAGGTGACGATGTGGCGTGGATACTCTTCGATGGGAGCTTCCGGTTCATCAGGGTGCCTACCATGGCGGAGGCCCGTGGGTCCTTCAAGGGTATGGACACCAGCAACATACGGGAGGAAGAGGACCGCGAGTGCCAGGCGGGGCCGCGCTTCGCCGCCGGCTGAGTACAGGCGCCGCACCCCCTCCTGGCGTCGCCCCGAACGTGCTAGAGGGCCTCGGCTCTTGTCGGCCGAGGCCCTCTAGCATGCCAAGAGCGTCTGGCTCAGCCAGGCGACGGATTCATGATCCGCGCCTGGGTCAGCCATCGGCTACAGTGCTCCGTACTTCAGGCCCGCCTCGATGTAGCGGATGGCGTTGGCGGTGAAGCGGGGAGTGTGCCGCTCATGGGGCGTGGCCGAGGGGAAGAGGACCATATGCTGCTTACCCCCCTCCTCGATAGCCCGGCGCACGGCCTCCTCGATCTCGTCCGGCTCGCCCAGATCCATCCAGCAGAACTCGATGTTGCCGTAGAGAGTCATGCGTCCGTCCACGCGGCGTTTGGCTTCGGCAAACTCGATGTCGCCCTGAGGGGGTGGCTCCACCGGGTCAGTCGAGTCCACTCCCATCTCCAGCCAGGAGCCGAGCAGCGTGCCCACGCGACCGTGGCAGTGAACGTGGATCATTGCCTCCGGGTCCCGCTCCTTGATGCGGCGCATGATCTCGCCGTCGTAGGGCACCACGAGCTCCTCCCACTGCTTCGGCCCCATCATGGGAGGCGAGGCCCGCTCCACACCGTTGAAGTGCCAGAAGGGACCTACGCCCTGCGAGAGCAGGAAGTCCACCTTGGCCCAGACCCGCTCCAGCCAGGCATCGGCAAGCAGCTTGATCAGCCCCGGCTCGGTGAGCACCCACTCCAGCACCAGCTCGTAGTCCATCATGCCTACCAGCATGGCCACCATGGAGTTGATCCCAGCGCCCCCTATGCAGTCGCGACCCATCTCGCGCCGGTGAGCGCGAAAGGGCTCGTAGAGGGCCGAGTCTGGCTTCTCGAAGCTGAAGGGGACGCTCATCAGCTTCTCCACGTCCTGGGGACTCTCGATGGTCTTCTTCACGTCCCAGCTGGTCTCGATGCCCTCGTCTTCCTCGTAGGCCCAGGTGAGGTCGCCCTTGGGCGTGGGCAGGACGTAGGTGTGCCGGCGACGGATCGGGCCCACCTGCTCCACCGGGAGCTCCACCACGAGGTCATCCGAGACTTCGCAGAAGCGCTGGTAGCCGAACCGGGAGAAGACTCTTGGGTAGCTGACAGCGTTGTAGGGCGGGCGCGGGTCGCAGTAGGCCTCCACCATCCGGGCCACGCGAATGAAGTCGGGATCGGCCCGCCACCCGCCCGGCTTCTCGGCGTCAATGCTGCGGTAGGGCTGCCAGCTGATGGGCGAGCAGATGGGCACGCGATCGGCGGGCTCGCCACGATAGGCGGCCATGATTCGGCGGCACGAAGCCTTAAGGTCGAACATCAATCAATCCCCTCCCTGGGGTACGATTATGAGGGCCACCCTCCCGCGGCAGCAAACGGACATCTCAGCGATACGAGGGAAGAGGTTACAGGGGATAGGCTCCAGGAGATAGGGGGAGCTGAGGCGCGCCGGTTCGCTAGGTGGCTCCCTGTCCCCTGTAACCTGTTCCCTACGACCTGTCCAGCGTCGGCACCACGAACGGGCCTTCGGGCAGCACTCCCACTCTGGGCCCCTTCTCTTCCACCAGCCGCGCCACCGTCTCTTCCACGTCCCCCGCCGGCAGCAGCAGCGCACTGCGGATCTGCTCCTCGCTCAGACAGGTGCTGTACACGTAGATGTCGGCGTGCAGCTGGAGCTGCGCCTGAGCCTGGGCCTGCCACTGATCGTGCACCGGCTCCGGAAAGGCGCACACGCTCTCCAGCAGCGCCTGGGGAGACTCGGCGGCGCAGATGAGCTCGGCGTAGCGGCCGTGGTCCGGCAGCCCGTCCCAGCACTCGGCCGCCATAACGATGGCCCCACCCCGGCGGACCACCCTGGCCGCGGCGCTCATCCCCTTGACCGCCTGGTAGAGGTTGAGGTCCAGCGGGTAGCCCCCGTTGCCCGTCACCATCACGTCGAAGGGCCGTTCCACCGGCAGCAGGGCAGTGCGACGCACGAACTCCCGCGCCGCCCGATGGGCCGCCAGCATCTCCCCGGCGTACACGCCCGATATCTGGCGGTCGCGGTTCAGGGTGACGTTGAGGATGAAGGAGGGCTCGGTCAGGAGAGCCGCCCGCTCGATCAGGACGTACATGGGATTGCCCTCGGTCTGCAGCCAGGTGCAGCCCGGATGAGCCACCATCTCGTAGTCGTGTGCGTGGAGGATGGTCTCGATCCCGGCCACGCCTGGGAGCACCGCCTTGGGGCCGCCGCTGAACCCAGCGAAGAAGTGGGGCTCGACGAACCCGGTCAGGATGCGGACGTCTGCCTCCAGATAGTGGCGGTTCACCAGGATGGGATGCCCGCGCTCGCAGGTACCCACCTGGACCAAGTCAGCCGCATTCCAGGCGTCGTGCTGCAGGATGGGGTACCGGTCCACCACCTCATCGCCCAGCATGCCCCGAAGCTCCGCCTCAGTCTGGGCACGGTGCGTCCCCAGGGCGTTGATGAGCAGCACCTGGTCCGGAGGCACGTAGTCCAGTTCCTCCAGGAGCACGGGCAGGACCCGATCGTTGGGCATGGGCCGGGTGATGTCGCTGAAGACCACTGCCACCCGGTCCTCCGCCCTGACTAGCTGCCTCAAGGGAGGGGAGGCAATGGGACGGCGCAAGGCCTCCCGGATGGCCGCCGCCTCGTCCTCCAGGCCAGGGGCATCCTCCCGTTCGAGAACGGTGACCTCGCCCGGCAGGTCTAGCTCCAGCCATCCCTTGCCGTACGCCAGCTTCACTCTCATGAAGGATCCGCTCCGCATGGGCAAAGGCGCACCGCCCCGGGCGGTCCGGGGCGGTGCCGGTCTCGTCTCTCAGGTGCGCTCGATGGTGACAGCAGCGCCGCTGGGGACTGCCTTGAACGCCGTCGGGTCGCCTTCCAGCTTTCCTAGCACGTTCACGGCGCTGGCAGGCCGGATCTCACCCGGCCCGCTGACTGGGGTGCGGCCGAAGAAGATGCAGAAGGCCGACCCGGGCGGCCAGTAGCCCAGGTCCCCTAGCTCCACTACCTCCTTGGCATCCGGCTCCAATTCCGCCTTCACCGGGATGGAGAAGTAGATCTCGTCGCCCCAGGTGTTGGCCCGCCCCCTAATGGGCAGAGCCTCCCAGACGGCATCTGCGGTGGGGCTGTCGTTGAGGACGGCACTCGCACTCACTTCCCCAGCCGTGATCCTAATCTTTCGCATCACACACTCCCAGGGGGACAGGTTACAGGTTTTAGGTTGTAGGGAATAGGGAGGAGAGGGTCGGCCCTGCAACGCACCCCTATCCCCTGTAACCTATCCCCTACTCCCTGTAACCTGTAACCTGCCCTTACGACACCTTCTTCGGTACAGCCACCTTCTTCAGGTAGGCGTACTCCGGCAGCGGGCCGCCGATGAGCGGGCGGGCGTACTTGATGAACGCCTCGGTGACATCGTTGCCCGCCTCGTTCAAGTACTCGTCGGGGATGAGCTTCTCGGCGTTGGCCACCTTCTCCAGGTCCACCAGGCCGAAGGCGCTGCGGTAGGGCTCGTCGCTCAGCCGCTCGATGGTCACCATCTTCCCCGTCACTCCGGCGACGGCCTGACGCACGGCCTCCGCACCCACCCCATAGGCCTCGTCGCGGTCCACCGGCGACTGCAAAGCAGCGGAGACACGCTGGATAGTGCCCGGTTTGTCAAAGCGCGCCTTGAGCTTCAGCCGGTCGGCGATCAGGTTGCAGAGATAGTCGGCCACGCCGCCCATCTGGGCATGGCCAAAGGCATCCACATTGATGGCTGAGGTGGACGCCATGAGCGGCTTGCCGTCCTCGCCCTTCGCCCCTTCGCAGACCGCGATCAGGCAGTACCCCAGGCGGTCGTAGACGTTCTGCACGTCGCTCAGGAAGCGGTCCAGGTTCATGGGCTTCTCGGGGACGTAGATCAGGTGCGGGGCCGCATCCTCGTGATCGCGCGCCAGCGCACTGGCAGCGGTGACCCAGCCGGCATTGCGGCCCATGATCTCGACGATCTTGATCTTGTCCACCACGCCGATGGCCTCGGTGTCCAAGCCGGCGTCCCGTACGGAGGAAGCCACCCAGCGGGCCACGCTGCCAAACCCGGGGCAGTGGTCGGTGTAGGCCAGGTCGTTGTCAATCGTCTTCGGTATGCCGATGGCACGGACCTCGTAGCCCTGCTCGGCGCCCAGGCGGCTGACTCGGTTGGCCGTATCCATGGAGTCGTTGCCGCCAATGTAGAAGAAGTAACGGATGTCGTGAGCCCGGAATACCTGGATGATGCGGTCGTAATCCTCTTCGGTGAGTTTGTGGCGGCACGAGCCCAGAGCGGCAGACGGGGTGCGGGTCAACCCCGAGATGGTGGCTCGGTCTTCCTTGCCCAGGTCAATCAGGTCCTCGTAGAGAATGCCCTCAATGCCGTGCAGCGACCCGTAGACGTGGGCGATGACGTCATCGTTCTTGAAGGCCTCCTCCGCCACTCCCGCCACGCTGGCATTGATGACCGCCGTAGGGCCGCCTGACTGGGCCACCACCAGGTTGCCCTTCAGCTTGCTAGCCATGTGTTACCTCTCCTTGGTTCGTATTCAAAGAGAGCCACCTAGACCAAATCCAAGGTGGGAGTAGCGTGGCCTCTCAGGCAGTCACATCAATCCCACCTTGGATTTGGTTCGGCCACGCCGCATAGGAGGGGCCGGTGGCTCCAATGAAAGCGCGTGTCCGGGGAGGCGAGGACCGCGCCGCGACCCCCGCCTCCAGCAATGTAGCTCAGCTGCAGCACCCGCTACCGGCGGCGCAGTCACAGCAGTCGGCGCAGATGTACTTGTGGAGCAGGTCCATGTTCTGGCCCCGGATGCTCATCAGGTACTCGACTGCCTCGTCGGCGCTGATGCCTTCCTGCACGATCTTCTGGATGGCCATGGCCACGGCCATGGGATCGTCGTCGCCAGGATAGAGCACGTTGCGGCCCACCAGGGCGCCACGCACGTTCCCGCCCGCCTTCATGCCACTGGCGAACTCGTTCAGGGTCGGAGTCGGGTCGCCCTTGGCCTCACCGCCCAGCATCAGGATCGGCTGGGTGGTGGCGTCCGCCACCTTCTCGTAGCCCTCGGCGTAGGGGAGCTTGAGCCACAGGTTCACGGATGAATCGCCCAGGGCGCTGGCGACTCCAGCTATGCGCGCCAGCTCATCGGCCTGCTTGAGGGTGGGATACTTGTTGCCCTCCTTGCGGACCGGCAATGGCTCCAGGAAGGTGGGAAGCCCGTAAGCGTTCATCTCGCTGATGGCGTGAGCGCAGTACTCGATGGTGGCCAGGGAATCCGGGCTGTCGGGGTCCAGGCGGAACATGATCTTGGCACCATCCAGACCTAGCCGGGCGATGCTCTCCGCCGTGAAGGAGGTCATGCGGTCGTCCATCTCGAAGACGGTGCCGGCCAAGCCTCCTCGGTTCATGCAGCCGATCATCACCTTGTTGTCCAGGAACGAAGGGCCGCCGCCCTGCCGGACCAGGTAGTTGACGATGAACAGGTCCTCGATCACGTCGGTGGGCCCCATGACCCCGTCGAAGTCGCTGGCTGCGATCACTCGCAAGACCCGGCCCAGGTAGCCAAGTCGGTTGGCCATCAGGAACGTGTCGCTGCCCACGTTGGTGACGCGTCGGGCAGGATGGTCCGTCGCTAGGATGCAGAGCTTACCGTTCGTGGTCAGGGTGGAGCGACGGCGACGCGCCATGGCCTCCGCCTGTACTATGCTGGGGCGATCCACCCGCACCGCGGTGATGCAGTCCTTCATCTCCCGGGTAAAGAACGCGGTAGAGTCAAACTTGTACCCTTTGAGGTCGTAAGCCATCGGTGTATCCTCCTCGTTGCTGCTCGAATGGAATGCCGTGGAACGCGCTATACCTCTAGCTTGGCCCAGGCCTCGCGCCAGGTTCGCTTGAGATTGGCCATGACCACTTCCGGCGTCTCGTGCGACAGGGGTTTGGCCTCAAAGGTGACCACAGGCATAGGCGTGGGAAGCTTCTTAGAGAAGTAGCCAATCTTGAACAGAGCCTTGAGGTACTCGATCAGCTCGGGCACGTCGTTCTCGCTCCCAGGGACCCCAAAGCCGGGGTGCTGGTCCCCGTACCCTTCCTGCTGCTTGTCTCGCATGATAGCGTTGCCGATATGGATGTGAATGAGGTGCTCGGCAGCTGCAGACAGCGCCCGCTCGGCGCTCTCGCGAAGCAGGGGCAGGTGGCTCAGGTCCACGGTCAGGCCGATATTCTGGTGCTCCTGCTTCACCCGGCCCACCACTTCCGCCGCTACGGCAGTGGGGCCAAGAAGGGACTTCTTCTCGATGTCCTGGTCGAAGTTCTCCACTGAGACATAGAGGGTGTAGCCGTTGGCCTTGGCCTTGTCCTTGGCATACTGGCAGAGCTCGCTCAAGGACTTCACCACGGCATCCTTGGCCTGCTCCACCCGGTCCTCCCCAGGGTAGGAGTTGGGGCCGTCTAGCAGGGCCAGGATGCGCGCCCCTACCATGTAGGCCTGGTCAATGCTGCTCTTGACGTTCTCAACTGCCTTAGCCCGCTCCCCCTCGTCTAGCGCCGCCAGGTTCAGCTTGTTCCTGAGCAGACCAGGCTGGGCACCGAAACCGATGAGCATGTGCGCCGACTCCGCCAAGGCCTTGAGGTCCTTCAGCACCTCGGTGTCCTTAACCGGGGCTATCTCCATAACCTCGAAGAAATCGTCCTCAGCTATCTTACGTGCTGTCTCCAGAATGGGACCTTCACCACCCATGACTTCTGGATAGATCATGAAGTGCACTATGCCTAGCTTACAGAAGGCTTCCCAGGGCCGATTCATTCATGACCTCCGCGGTAACGTTCTCTGGGCTCAAAGCGACAGGCAGCCCGATAGCCTCTACCGCCGCCGGACCGCGCGCCATTATAGCACTCGCTCTTTTCGAGTGTCAACGAGACCAGCGCCGTACGGGTGCGCCCCGGAAGCAGTGGAACGAGAAGCGAGAGCGCCCCAAAAGCGTTCGCGACCCCGGTATGCCGCCGAGCGACAGCTGCCGGCGTTTCGCCCGGAGACCCGCCCGGTCAGCTGCCTGCGTCCACCGCAGGGTTGGCACCGTACGCCGGCGATCACGCCAGGGGCCGACCCGGAGAGGAGGTAGGCAGGGCCGCCGACAGACAGAAGCCTAGGAGCCAAGACCACCGGGCCGAGACAGGCGCCTGAGCCCGTCGGGGCCGGCAGAGATCACCTCGTCGGCCAGCCCGACGAAGAGCCCGTGTTCCACTATCCCTGCCCGCGCTGCGAGCAGTCCGGCAAGCTCCTCCGGGTCCACGATAGGGCCGAAGCGGCAGTCGAGGACGTAATGGCCATCGTCAGTGACGAAGGGCTGTCCCTCGGGCACTGTTCGGAGGGTTGCCTCGCCACCCAGACTGCGGATGTACGCCCGCTGAATCGCCCATCCGAAGGGGACCACGTCCACCGGTAGGCTGCGCTTGGTTCCCAGAGCGGGAGAAAGCTTGGTGTAGTCCACTACGATAACCAGCCGATCGCTGGCCTGAGCAACGATCTTCTCCCGAAGAAGGGCTCCGCCACCTCCCTTGATGAGATTGAGCTGCGGGTCCACCTCATCGGCGCCGTCTATGGTGACGTCCACCGGGCGAACCTCGTTCTCGCCAACCAGCGGCATGCCCAGGGCAGCAGCCCGACGGGCCACCGCCTGCGAGCAGGGCACTCCCACCACCCGCCGGAGTTGCCCCTGTCGCAGGAGGGTGCCTAGCCGCTCCAGCGCCAGTGCCGCGGTGCTTCCGCCACCCAGGCCGATGGTCATACCGTCCCGCACCTGCTCCACCGCTGCCCATGCCGCCATCCGCTTGTACTCCTCCACCATCGCGCTTCTCTCCTCTCCCTGGGTCCTTCGCCCCCTCCTGATGGAGCAGTGCAGCGCCGT from Anaerolineae bacterium includes these protein-coding regions:
- a CDS encoding cytidylate kinase-like family protein translates to MVSVTVSREYGSGGDEIARRVAQRLGIPLLDRELIEVACQLVEPEVVAACEARAGSQVPPSQVQVLPEETPSFAERLVQTITGGTRQWPRIKSLGPMPVGEEDSILRRLVPTDGAYVEVMRGVFHRILSQQGSAVFVGRGGQMLLADRPNVVHVHVAAPYAAQVRRVMQEEGLSESEAADLVHRRDGERSRYVSRYYGANWLDPSLYHLTVNTGRLTDDQAVELVLKTAEMVRVGELV
- a CDS encoding trehalose utilization protein ThuA; this encodes MADTIRVTVWNEYRHEKISDEIAAIYPEGIHGAIAAYLRGLPGVEVRTATLDEPEHGLTEQVLSQTDVLTWWGHMAHGEVSEEIVDRVQRRVVLEGMGLICLHSAHFSKPFKRLMGTTCNLRWREIGEKERIWVVEQGHPIAEGLGEYFEIPHTEMYGERFDIPAPDTLVFISWFQGGEVFRSGCCYHRGRGKVFYFRPGHETLPIYHQKEVLQVIGNAVRWAAPVKGPAPTFGNVKPLEDV
- a CDS encoding AbrB/MazE/SpoVT family DNA-binding domain-containing protein, coding for MEAEKVRDDIVTVSDDYRVVIPEHARERLGLKPGDDVAWILFDGSFRFIRVPTMAEARGSFKGMDTSNIREEEDRECQAGPRFAAG
- the larA gene encoding nickel-dependent lactate racemase, with translation MRVKLAYGKGWLELDLPGEVTVLEREDAPGLEDEAAAIREALRRPIASPPLRQLVRAEDRVAVVFSDITRPMPNDRVLPVLLEELDYVPPDQVLLINALGTHRAQTEAELRGMLGDEVVDRYPILQHDAWNAADLVQVGTCERGHPILVNRHYLEADVRILTGFVEPHFFAGFSGGPKAVLPGVAGIETILHAHDYEMVAHPGCTWLQTEGNPMYVLIERAALLTEPSFILNVTLNRDRQISGVYAGEMLAAHRAAREFVRRTALLPVERPFDVMVTGNGGYPLDLNLYQAVKGMSAAARVVRRGGAIVMAAECWDGLPDHGRYAELICAAESPQALLESVCAFPEPVHDQWQAQAQAQLQLHADIYVYSTCLSEEQIRSALLLPAGDVEETVARLVEEKGPRVGVLPEGPFVVPTLDRS
- a CDS encoding 6-phosphofructokinase, with product MASKLKGNLVVAQSGGPTAVINASVAGVAEEAFKNDDVIAHVYGSLHGIEGILYEDLIDLGKEDRATISGLTRTPSAALGSCRHKLTEEDYDRIIQVFRAHDIRYFFYIGGNDSMDTANRVSRLGAEQGYEVRAIGIPKTIDNDLAYTDHCPGFGSVARWVASSVRDAGLDTEAIGVVDKIKIVEIMGRNAGWVTAASALARDHEDAAPHLIYVPEKPMNLDRFLSDVQNVYDRLGYCLIAVCEGAKGEDGKPLMASTSAINVDAFGHAQMGGVADYLCNLIADRLKLKARFDKPGTIQRVSAALQSPVDRDEAYGVGAEAVRQAVAGVTGKMVTIERLSDEPYRSAFGLVDLEKVANAEKLIPDEYLNEAGNDVTEAFIKYARPLIGGPLPEYAYLKKVAVPKKVS
- a CDS encoding TIM barrel protein, giving the protein MNRPWEAFCKLGIVHFMIYPEVMGGEGPILETARKIAEDDFFEVMEIAPVKDTEVLKDLKALAESAHMLIGFGAQPGLLRNKLNLAALDEGERAKAVENVKSSIDQAYMVGARILALLDGPNSYPGEDRVEQAKDAVVKSLSELCQYAKDKAKANGYTLYVSVENFDQDIEKKSLLGPTAVAAEVVGRVKQEHQNIGLTVDLSHLPLLRESAERALSAAAEHLIHIHIGNAIMRDKQQEGYGDQHPGFGVPGSENDVPELIEYLKALFKIGYFSKKLPTPMPVVTFEAKPLSHETPEVVMANLKRTWREAWAKLEV
- the rpiA gene encoding ribose-5-phosphate isomerase RpiA, with the protein product MVEEYKRMAAWAAVEQVRDGMTIGLGGGSTAALALERLGTLLRQGQLRRVVGVPCSQAVARRAAALGMPLVGENEVRPVDVTIDGADEVDPQLNLIKGGGGALLREKIVAQASDRLVIVVDYTKLSPALGTKRSLPVDVVPFGWAIQRAYIRSLGGEATLRTVPEGQPFVTDDGHYVLDCRFGPIVDPEELAGLLAARAGIVEHGLFVGLADEVISAGPDGLRRLSRPGGLGS